The window CCACCCCACTGGGCATCAGTGATTTGGGAAGTCCATTGCTCAGCATTATAATCTGTGACACCATAATCAACAGCAGGTACagcagcttcttcttcttcttgttgcttggcttcctcgggctccCTATAGAAAAACAAGTCCACCTGtacaacaaaacaaatttaattttacatgCTCAAACAAGACGTATTTCTCTTCACAAGAATAGTAATTGCCACATGTTAATATCACATCCTGAATGACAACAGCAAGTCCAATTTGAGTGCATGATCCCTAGTTTTCTCCTTTTACTTCAACAGGGAGGCCCGCTCTCCCTTTCATTCGTCTCCATCAATCCTTCTCTTTCCTTCCTCATCCTCTAATAATAATCATCCAAACAGTGTTCATGACAGAAgtagaaataaaatataatagttGATGCTTGGTACTTACCATAACATCCCACTTATGGCCAGGCGGGATGGTCCCACGCATCTGCAAAACCATCCTTGCCAGGATCCAGAAGAGGCAGCCAATGCTGTGCTTTCCCTTGTTATTGGCAGGGACACCAATATCCACATATCTCATGGGCGAGTCAGTATCACAGAACGCAATAGTGGGGATGTTTCCCAGTGCAGCTTCTTTAATTGGCTGCAGTACGATACAAGATTACTTTAATCAGCATAATCAAATATTCAAGGGAAGCATATAAACTATAGttaattttttccttaaccGTGAAGTTTCATATTCACTATGTATATCTAAAaagatttgaaattaaaagttaAGCTCATTGACGATTAAACGCCAGTGTGAAGGGTATATCCAGAAGGTGAAATTGCAGGGCACAGAAAGAATCAATGTCTTACAGagcatataaaaattaagaaataaatgaTGAGGCATGAATACCAAAATTTTACAAGTTTGATTCAGAAGGCATGAGAAAGGAAGCCATATAGTATAACTCACATCTcacatattattatataacaaaaatgGCAAGTCACCTGGTGATCAGTTCTCGGGTCAGTGAGGATAAGGAGACGAGGCTCGCTAAATGATGTCTGGAGCTGGTTAGTAAACGTTCCGGGAGTATGCCTCCCCGCGATGGCATGGGCCCCAGTGTACTGAGCAAACTTTAGAACGGCCCTCTGACCATAAGGTCTCGCAGATTGGACGATAATATCCTGAGGGTTCTCGATGGCAACAATGACCCTTGCAGCCAACTGAAGTTTCTCCCACGTCTTACCAAGATTGATAATGTAGATTCCTGCAGATTAAAATCACCAACAACTGAGGACACAAACAGAAGCAGGCCTTCGAAGTTCACAATGAATAACGAACGATATAACGCAAGTTCGGAAACACATTGCTTTACAATTGAATATAACATATAGTACAAAGTATCTCCTGAATTTCTACTGATAAaagtttttcccttttccgACTAAAGGAAGCTACTTTCATTCCAACCAATGCTAGATTCACTTGATAAAGCCATTAAATCTCAGTAATTTGAGATCTTAAACGAAGCTAACAGAAGATCTTAATTAGATTCACCTAATATGAGCTAAACACATGCTCCATGAGCAGTTAATCTCGTTCGCAACAATGGCAAGGACAGGTAACTCCTATCATACAATTCAGTTCAAAGAAACGGAAGCTAAAGATGAATCAGAGATGAACGTGCCGTCGTTGCGGCGCTTGAAGACGTAGCGCTCCATCTGGAAGTCGCAGTTCTTAGTGCCGAGGTGGACCTCGGCCGCCAACATCATCTGAATGTCCGCCTCCTTCTGCGACAGCTGCCGCGCCGGCGCCTGAGCTGCGGTGGTCCCCGTTGCCATTGTCTGCCTTCGCCCTCTGGTCAGAAGCCTTCGGAGTTCGGAGGACGGCGGAGGTTTTGGATAACGGAGGAGGAGAAGACTGTTTAGCTCGGTGAAATGCGTGCTGTGTGAGACTTATTAACCTCGGCGGGAGAAACCCTAGCGAGCTTGTTGACTATATTGCCCCTGCAACTCGTTCCATTTTACCGGAAAGCCCAGGATTCCGTTTTCGTGTTTTGCTAGAAAGGCCattactttctttcttctttataTTTTACGCCCAAATTGTTGGTCTCTTTTGATTTTACCCTTATACTCCCAAATTCTACGTGATGAAATTTGCTCTTGCGGAAGATAAAACCTAAAAGGCACCTCCATATATGCACAGGACACCGCGGGCAGTCGGCAGTGCGGAAGCCAGATCCTCTGCTGAACACAGACTCTGATTATTTAGGGCAATGTGCATGGACTTCTCTCTCGAACAAAATTTTTACTAAATACCGATATGGCTTGATTAGTTTTCTTTTAACATAAGCATTTTGATATGTGTAACACCCTAAATGAATTCTAAATCAAGATAAAACTGGAGATAAGTCGAGATTGTGGAGTTTAaatcttttcccttttttataatttgaatTTCGG of the Punica granatum isolate Tunisia-2019 chromosome 6, ASM765513v2, whole genome shotgun sequence genome contains:
- the LOC116210227 gene encoding 40S ribosomal protein SA-like isoform X1 translates to MATGTTAAQAPARQLSQKEADIQMMLAAEVHLGTKNCDFQMERYVFKRRNDGIYIINLGKTWEKLQLAARVIVAIENPQDIIVQSARPYGQRAVLKFAQYTGAHAIAGRHTPGTFTNQLQTSFSEPRLLILTDPRTDHQPIKEAALGNIPTIAFCDTDSPMRYVDIGVPANNKGKHSIGCLFWILARMVLQMRGTIPPGHKWDVMVDLFFYREPEEAKQQEEEEAAVPAVDYGVTDYNAEQWTSQITDAQWGGEVAAPPAAAIPAAGWTEAPVAGPVAAVGWEVAAPPPGAVAVPPAPANDAGWE
- the LOC116210227 gene encoding 40S ribosomal protein SA-like isoform X2 yields the protein MATGTTAAQAPARQLSQKEADIQMMLAAEVHLGTKNCDFQMERYVFKRRNDGIYIINLGKTWEKLQLAARVIVAIENPQDIIVQSARPYGQRAVLKFAQYTGAHAIAGRHTPGTFTNQLQTSFSEPRLLILTDPRTDHQPIKEAALGNIPTIAFCDTDSPMRYVDIGVPANNKGKHSIGCLFWILARMVLQMRGTIPPGHKWDVMVDLFFYREPEEAKQQEEEEAAVPAVDYGVTDYNAEQWTSQITDAQWGGEVAAPPAAAIPAAGWTEAPGPVAAVGWEVAAPPPGAVAVPPAPANDAGWE